Proteins from one Deinococcus budaensis genomic window:
- a CDS encoding glucose-6-phosphate dehydrogenase assembly protein OpcA: MTYATDLRPLGPVQSTVRGAQDTLDELWSQTDVETRAYTGNIVALTVRRHRARVEEALSGLEGRYAGRQIIGVMDGTDDVQVQVSLVPQRGGLYVERLTLDASPEQLQGAILPLLRPATVNHVWWGADTQPAGVLLSELTDIADQVIADSLTLDIPPARHYALADLNWSRTAGWREALAQLFDSPDAARQLPGVNRMTVRHAGRNELPARLFAGFVASTLGWPDLDGVTFRPARCGRENGDLCGVDLAGEGGVRFTLSAGDGGELARTHCRWPGMDRQTELNVPRMSLAEGLARVMARPERREIFERAWTLAKASLTARG, encoded by the coding sequence ATGACCTACGCCACTGACCTGCGTCCCCTCGGCCCCGTCCAGAGCACTGTGCGGGGGGCGCAGGACACGCTGGACGAGCTGTGGTCGCAAACGGACGTGGAAACGCGGGCCTACACCGGCAACATCGTGGCGCTGACGGTGCGGCGCCACCGGGCGCGGGTAGAAGAGGCGCTCTCGGGGCTGGAGGGAAGATACGCCGGGCGGCAGATTATCGGCGTGATGGACGGCACCGACGACGTGCAGGTGCAGGTCAGCCTGGTGCCGCAACGCGGCGGGCTGTACGTCGAGCGCCTGACGCTGGACGCCAGCCCCGAGCAGCTTCAGGGGGCGATCCTGCCGCTGCTGCGCCCGGCGACCGTCAACCACGTGTGGTGGGGCGCCGACACCCAGCCTGCCGGGGTGCTGCTCTCCGAACTCACCGATATCGCCGATCAGGTGATCGCGGACAGCCTCACGCTGGACATCCCACCCGCGCGGCACTACGCCCTGGCCGACCTGAACTGGTCGCGCACGGCAGGCTGGAGAGAAGCGCTCGCGCAGCTGTTCGACAGCCCCGACGCGGCGCGGCAGCTGCCCGGGGTGAACCGCATGACCGTCCGCCACGCGGGCAGGAACGAGCTTCCAGCGCGGCTCTTCGCGGGCTTCGTGGCGAGCACGCTGGGCTGGCCGGACCTGGACGGCGTGACCTTCCGCCCTGCCCGCTGCGGACGCGAGAACGGTGACCTGTGCGGGGTGGACCTCGCGGGGGAAGGCGGCGTGCGCTTTACCCTCAGCGCTGGGGACGGCGGCGAACTGGCCCGGACCCACTGCCGCTGGCCGGGCATGGACCGCCAGACCGAACTCAACGTGCCGCGCATGAGCCTCGCCGAGGGCCTGGCCCGCGTGATGGCCCGCCCCGAACGCCGTGAGATCTTCGAGCGCGCCTGGACGCTGGCGAAAGCGAGCCTGACCGCCAGGGGCTGA
- the queG gene encoding tRNA epoxyqueuosine(34) reductase QueG: MSAAETLADLAVSLGADAVGWAPAQVPAPAVDEYAGWLAAGRHAGMGYLERQLPARADPASRLEGAGSVLVLGVSHAFADPGVPPGGVRVGRVARYAWTPDYHDQLQPVLTRLEAEAARLGVRARGYVDHGPVMERLFASGGFLGWRGKSGMTVSTRLGAFVTLAVLLTDLPFGGAAAVHPDRCGRCLRCVAACPTSAIGDDRTIDARRCISYLTIEHRGPVAPELRAGMGDWLFGCDVCSEVCPWSVRAGPLARLFRPDPELAHPDLSAFFGVSERGFERRFAGTAFLRPRRKGMARNALTVLGNLSPEQGRAAQGWPLLLAGAEDPAWEVREAAAWALGRWEEESRVRPLLDDPHPAVRETAARALTLAS; the protein is encoded by the coding sequence ATGAGCGCCGCCGAGACCCTCGCTGACCTCGCCGTGTCCCTGGGCGCGGACGCCGTGGGCTGGGCGCCCGCGCAGGTCCCGGCCCCGGCGGTGGACGAGTACGCCGGGTGGCTGGCAGCGGGACGGCACGCGGGGATGGGCTACCTGGAACGCCAGCTTCCGGCCCGCGCCGACCCGGCCAGCCGCCTGGAAGGCGCGGGCAGCGTCCTGGTGCTGGGCGTGTCGCACGCCTTCGCGGACCCCGGCGTGCCCCCGGGCGGGGTGCGGGTCGGCCGGGTGGCCCGCTACGCCTGGACCCCCGACTACCACGACCAGCTTCAACCTGTGCTGACCCGGCTGGAGGCGGAGGCCGCGCGGTTGGGTGTGCGGGCGCGCGGCTACGTGGACCACGGCCCCGTAATGGAGCGCCTCTTCGCCTCGGGCGGCTTTCTGGGCTGGCGCGGCAAGTCGGGCATGACGGTCAGCACGCGGCTGGGCGCCTTCGTGACGCTGGCGGTGCTGCTCACCGACCTGCCGTTCGGGGGCGCGGCGGCGGTCCACCCCGACCGCTGTGGCCGCTGCCTGCGCTGCGTGGCCGCCTGCCCGACCAGCGCCATCGGGGACGACCGCACGATCGACGCGCGGCGCTGCATCAGCTACCTGACCATCGAGCACCGGGGGCCGGTGGCGCCCGAGTTGCGGGCCGGGATGGGCGACTGGCTCTTCGGCTGCGACGTGTGCTCGGAGGTCTGCCCGTGGTCGGTGCGGGCAGGGCCGCTCGCCCGGCTCTTCCGGCCCGACCCGGAACTGGCGCACCCGGACCTCTCGGCCTTTTTCGGCGTCAGCGAGCGGGGGTTCGAGCGCCGCTTTGCGGGCACCGCCTTTCTGCGTCCCCGCCGCAAGGGCATGGCCCGCAACGCCCTGACCGTGCTGGGCAACCTGTCCCCCGAGCAGGGCCGCGCCGCCCAGGGCTGGCCCCTTCTGCTGGCCGGCGCCGAGGACCCCGCCTGGGAGGTCCGCGAGGCGGCGGCCTGGGCGCTGGGGCGCTGGGAGGAGGAAAGCCGGGTGCGCCCGTTGCTGGACGACCCCCACCCAGCGGTGCGGGAGACGGCGGCGCGGGCCTTGACCCTGGCTTCATGA
- a CDS encoding nuclear transport factor 2 family protein — translation MATLTEQFMQALRTTEDTRDPTPLVDLFAEGCTLRNLTTQEWSGKDGAQDFWTRYLENFDTIHSEFFHHADDGHTGLMEWEATGQLAGGHDIAYRGSSVIEHDGQKVQAFRTYYDSAAFVKPNAQVD, via the coding sequence ATGGCGACCCTGACCGAACAGTTCATGCAGGCCCTGCGGACCACCGAGGACACCCGCGACCCCACGCCGCTGGTCGATCTTTTTGCCGAGGGCTGCACCCTGCGCAACCTGACCACCCAGGAGTGGAGCGGCAAGGACGGGGCGCAGGACTTCTGGACGCGCTACCTGGAGAATTTCGACACCATCCACAGCGAGTTTTTCCACCACGCCGACGACGGGCACACCGGCCTGATGGAATGGGAGGCGACCGGGCAGCTCGCGGGCGGGCACGACATCGCCTACCGGGGCAGCAGCGTGATCGAGCACGACGGCCAGAAGGTGCAGGCCTTCCGCACCTACTACGACTCGGCCGCCTTCGTGAAGCCCAACGCGCAGGTGGACTGA
- a CDS encoding glutaminyl-peptide cyclotransferase, whose translation MRARLLPAALLTAALLAPGSAGGAPGQAAAPQGTPVLRPSVTARYPHDRAAFTQGLQYLGGGLLIESTGQVGESGVRRVDLRTGRVQAQVPTPLATAFGEGVTVLGGVAYHLTWQSGLAFALDAATLREEGRYRYRGEGWGLTHDGRSLIMSDGSSSLFWRDPKTFAVTRTLRVTDGGQPVKNLNELEYVQGSVYANVWLTDRVARIDPRTGRVTAWLDVGALMQEASAAAARAGRPLTFDDVPNGIAYVPERGTLLLTGKRWPTLFEVRVPGVRAEPGTAGKGAGNRQP comes from the coding sequence ATGCGCGCCCGCCTGCTGCCTGCCGCCCTGCTCACCGCCGCCCTGCTCGCCCCGGGTTCCGCCGGAGGAGCGCCCGGTCAGGCGGCCGCGCCGCAGGGCACGCCGGTGCTGCGGCCCAGCGTCACGGCCCGCTACCCGCACGACCGCGCGGCCTTTACCCAGGGGCTGCAATACCTGGGCGGCGGCCTCCTGATCGAGAGCACCGGGCAGGTGGGTGAGTCGGGCGTGCGGCGGGTGGACCTGAGAACAGGCCGGGTGCAGGCGCAGGTGCCCACGCCCCTGGCCACGGCGTTTGGCGAGGGCGTGACCGTGCTGGGGGGCGTGGCCTACCACCTGACCTGGCAAAGCGGGCTGGCCTTTGCGCTGGACGCCGCGACCCTGCGCGAGGAGGGCCGCTACCGCTACCGGGGCGAGGGCTGGGGCCTGACCCACGACGGCCGCTCGCTGATCATGAGTGACGGGTCGAGCAGCCTCTTTTGGCGCGACCCCAAGACCTTTGCCGTGACCCGCACCTTGCGCGTGACCGACGGCGGGCAACCGGTCAAGAACCTCAACGAGCTGGAATACGTGCAGGGCAGCGTGTACGCCAACGTCTGGCTGACCGACCGCGTCGCCCGGATCGACCCCCGCACGGGCCGGGTCACCGCCTGGCTGGACGTGGGCGCGCTGATGCAGGAGGCCAGCGCCGCCGCCGCCCGCGCCGGGCGCCCCCTGACCTTCGACGACGTGCCCAACGGCATCGCCTACGTGCCCGAGCGCGGCACCCTGCTGCTGACCGGCAAGCGCTGGCCCACCCTGTTCGAGGTCAGGGTGCCGGGCGTGCGGGCCGAACCCGGCACCGCCGGCAAGGGCGCGGGCAACCGCCAGCCGTAG
- the tmk gene encoding dTMP kinase, whose protein sequence is MTPLFLTFEGPEGAGKSTLLARLASRLAARGVAHTVTREPGGTPLGTRVREVLLDPALHIDPLPEFLLYSASRAQLVREVLRPALARGEVVLCDRYADSSLAYQGAGRGLDAGLLAALTREATGGLTPDLTVLLDLDPAVGLARAARRGQPDRLEQADLAFHARVRAGFLALAAREPERFLVLDAAREPHALEEDLWRVLEPRLA, encoded by the coding sequence ATGACGCCCCTGTTTCTCACCTTCGAGGGACCCGAGGGCGCGGGCAAGAGCACGCTGCTCGCGCGGCTGGCCTCGCGGCTCGCGGCGCGGGGGGTCGCGCACACGGTCACCCGCGAGCCGGGGGGCACGCCGCTGGGCACCCGGGTGCGCGAGGTGCTGCTCGACCCGGCGCTCCACATTGATCCCCTGCCCGAATTCCTGCTGTACTCGGCCAGCCGCGCCCAGCTGGTGCGCGAGGTGCTGCGTCCGGCGCTCGCCCGGGGCGAGGTCGTGCTGTGCGACCGCTACGCCGACTCCAGCCTGGCCTACCAGGGCGCCGGTCGGGGGCTGGACGCGGGGCTGCTCGCGGCCCTGACCCGCGAGGCGACGGGGGGCCTCACGCCCGACCTCACGGTGCTGCTCGACCTCGACCCCGCCGTGGGGCTGGCGCGGGCGGCGCGGCGCGGCCAGCCCGACCGTCTGGAACAGGCCGACCTGGCCTTTCACGCCCGCGTGCGTGCCGGGTTTCTGGCGCTGGCCGCCCGCGAGCCGGAGCGCTTCTTGGTGCTCGACGCCGCCCGCGAACCGCACGCGCTGGAAGAAGACCTCTGGCGGGTGCTGGAACCCCGGCTGGCGTGA
- a CDS encoding Nif3-like dinuclear metal center hexameric protein produces the protein MTDPLSQHPAPQPRDAQSRDAQPRDAQPRDAQPRGEVDRDTLVRWLDEYLGTGSYADLSLNGLQIEGTGVIRRVAASVDTSVKTLQSAADSGADLLLVHHGLFWGQPLALRGPHRTRVRTALMADLNLYAAHLPLDAHPEVGNNAMIARALSLGNLQPFGEAAGRQIGLAGELPFAQSLQDFADRVQKLTGEICLVHGGGIPQVQRLGVLSGSGAGAVAEAAALGLDTLLTGEPEHKHFHDAFEYGVNVVFAGHYETEVFGVRALAARLEEEFGLPWQFLHHPTGL, from the coding sequence ATGACCGACCCCCTGTCGCAGCACCCGGCGCCGCAGCCCCGAGATGCTCAGTCCCGAGACGCCCAACCCCGAGATGCCCAGCCCCGAGACGCCCAGCCCCGCGGCGAGGTGGACCGCGACACGCTGGTGCGCTGGCTGGACGAGTACCTCGGCACGGGCAGCTACGCCGACCTCAGCCTCAACGGCCTCCAGATCGAGGGGACCGGCGTGATCCGGCGGGTGGCGGCCAGCGTGGACACCAGCGTCAAGACCCTGCAAAGCGCCGCTGACAGCGGGGCCGACCTGCTGCTGGTCCACCACGGCCTCTTCTGGGGGCAGCCGCTGGCGCTGCGCGGGCCGCACCGCACCCGCGTCCGCACCGCGCTGATGGCCGACCTCAACCTCTACGCCGCGCACCTGCCGCTCGACGCGCACCCCGAGGTGGGCAACAACGCGATGATCGCCCGCGCGCTGAGCCTGGGGAATCTCCAGCCGTTCGGGGAGGCGGCGGGGCGCCAGATCGGGCTGGCGGGCGAGTTGCCCTTCGCGCAGTCGCTCCAGGACTTCGCCGACCGGGTGCAGAAGCTCACCGGCGAGATCTGCCTGGTCCACGGCGGCGGTATTCCGCAGGTGCAGCGCCTCGGCGTGCTCAGCGGCAGCGGCGCGGGCGCCGTGGCCGAGGCCGCCGCCCTGGGCCTCGACACCCTCTTGACCGGCGAACCCGAGCACAAGCACTTTCACGACGCCTTCGAGTACGGGGTCAACGTGGTCTTTGCCGGGCACTACGAGACCGAGGTCTTCGGGGTCCGCGCCCTGGCCGCCCGGCTGGAAGAGGAGTTCGGCCTGCCCTGGCAGTTCCTGCATCACCCGACCGGGCTGTGA
- a CDS encoding glyoxalase produces MTTLITGLDHVQVEAPAGCEAQARAFFGTFLGLPELRKPEALRARGGVWFGLPDGRQLHVGVTPDFVPREKGHPALRCADLAAFGAHCEAQGVPYRADAEAGVPRVFLRDPFGNRLEVVAGAHQSVPAADLR; encoded by the coding sequence ATGACGACCCTGATCACCGGGCTGGACCACGTGCAGGTCGAGGCGCCTGCCGGGTGCGAGGCGCAGGCGCGGGCCTTTTTCGGAACCTTTCTGGGGCTGCCGGAGTTGCGCAAGCCGGAAGCCTTACGGGCGCGGGGCGGCGTGTGGTTCGGCCTGCCCGACGGGCGGCAGCTGCACGTGGGCGTGACGCCCGACTTCGTGCCGCGCGAGAAGGGCCATCCGGCGCTGCGCTGCGCCGACCTCGCCGCCTTCGGGGCGCACTGCGAGGCCCAGGGCGTGCCCTACCGCGCCGACGCGGAAGCCGGGGTGCCGCGCGTCTTTCTGCGCGACCCCTTCGGCAACCGGCTGGAGGTCGTGGCGGGAGCGCACCAAAGCGTGCCTGCCGCCGATCTGCGCTGA
- a CDS encoding EAL domain-containing protein: MFDAAAAARSLTSEERAWRRKLLLALPVTALAAGVGVLLDSAAPRTTAFDRVSYPLIAALLLLLEGALLWRPGALRGVVNTLVTAAGAFFVLRLAYLLHFTGGAETLRELTETYWWVPALYVVTFLMPGGPDRVARRVALASGAGMAAVSVGYVAAHLRDPESAALSAALLQLGLSTVTLLALIRAFAARLQEQAREQKRLAHTDLPTGRLNRRGWAAALERALRGGPGQAHAVLFIDLDGFKRVNDERGHETGDALLREAGERLHRLAAGAGGAVARLGGDEFALFLPVHGAADAQALGERVCAVLQASYDLGGRSELVTASVGVSVSPHDGADPETLLRAADLAMYRAKRTGKNAAYRYASALGEAEARRATLERDVQHAATRGELTLHYQPLFDLRTRQAVKVEALLRWTHPQLGEVSPAEFIPLAEATGLIVPLGEWVMCRACTDARHLPGTLVVAVNVSPVQLEDPDFPQTVRAVLRDCGLAPGRLELELTETALMRDVARASHTLGELRALGVRVALDDFGTGHTSLSSLRDLPLDTVKIDRSFVADLRGGQGQPFTQTLLGALLQVAEVLDLEVVAEGLEDDAQLRALHALGCHVGQGYLLGRPVPLDRLLSTPWDAPGGASQERAAEVALA; this comes from the coding sequence GTGTTCGATGCTGCGGCCGCCGCCCGTTCCCTGACCTCCGAAGAGCGGGCCTGGCGCCGCAAGCTGCTGCTCGCGCTGCCGGTCACGGCGCTGGCGGCGGGGGTGGGCGTGCTGCTGGACTCCGCCGCGCCGCGCACGACCGCCTTTGACCGGGTGAGCTATCCGCTGATCGCCGCGCTGCTGCTGCTGCTGGAAGGCGCGCTGCTGTGGCGGCCCGGCGCGCTGCGCGGGGTCGTGAACACGCTGGTCACGGCGGCGGGGGCCTTTTTCGTGCTGCGGCTGGCTTACCTGCTGCACTTCACCGGGGGCGCGGAGACCCTGCGTGAACTGACCGAAACGTACTGGTGGGTGCCCGCGCTGTACGTCGTGACCTTTCTGATGCCGGGAGGTCCGGACCGGGTCGCCCGGCGGGTCGCCCTCGCCTCGGGAGCGGGCATGGCGGCGGTCAGCGTGGGCTACGTCGCCGCGCACCTGCGCGACCCGGAGTCGGCCGCGCTCAGCGCCGCGCTGCTGCAACTGGGCCTCAGCACCGTCACGCTGCTGGCGCTGATCCGCGCTTTTGCCGCCCGCCTTCAGGAGCAGGCCCGCGAGCAAAAGCGCCTGGCACACACGGACCTGCCCACCGGGCGCCTCAACCGCCGGGGCTGGGCGGCGGCGCTGGAGCGGGCGCTACGCGGCGGACCGGGGCAGGCCCACGCCGTGCTGTTTATCGATCTCGACGGCTTCAAGCGGGTCAACGACGAGCGCGGCCACGAAACCGGGGACGCCCTGCTCAGAGAAGCGGGCGAACGCCTGCACCGCCTGGCCGCCGGGGCCGGGGGCGCCGTCGCGCGGCTGGGGGGCGACGAGTTCGCGCTGTTCTTGCCGGTTCACGGCGCCGCCGACGCGCAGGCCCTGGGCGAACGGGTGTGCGCGGTCCTCCAGGCGTCCTACGATCTGGGGGGCCGCAGCGAACTCGTCACCGCGTCGGTGGGGGTCAGCGTCTCGCCGCACGACGGGGCCGACCCCGAGACCCTGCTGCGCGCCGCCGACCTGGCGATGTACCGCGCCAAACGCACCGGCAAGAACGCCGCGTACCGCTACGCCAGCGCGCTGGGGGAAGCCGAGGCGCGCCGGGCCACGCTGGAGCGCGACGTGCAGCACGCGGCCACGCGCGGCGAACTGACCCTGCACTACCAGCCGCTCTTTGACCTGCGCACCCGGCAGGCGGTCAAGGTCGAGGCCCTGCTGCGCTGGACCCATCCCCAGCTGGGCGAGGTCAGTCCCGCCGAGTTCATTCCGCTGGCCGAGGCGACCGGCCTCATCGTGCCGCTGGGCGAGTGGGTGATGTGCCGCGCCTGCACCGACGCCCGGCACCTGCCCGGCACGCTGGTGGTGGCCGTGAACGTCTCGCCGGTCCAGCTGGAGGACCCCGACTTTCCGCAGACGGTGCGCGCCGTGCTGCGCGACTGCGGCCTGGCGCCCGGGCGGCTGGAACTCGAACTTACCGAGACGGCCCTGATGCGCGACGTGGCGCGCGCGAGCCACACGCTGGGGGAGCTGCGCGCCCTGGGGGTGCGCGTCGCCCTCGACGATTTCGGCACCGGGCACACCTCCCTCTCCTCGCTGCGCGACCTGCCGCTCGACACGGTCAAGATCGACCGCTCCTTTGTGGCGGACCTGCGCGGCGGTCAGGGCCAGCCTTTTACCCAGACGCTGCTGGGCGCGCTGCTCCAGGTGGCCGAAGTGCTGGACCTCGAGGTCGTCGCCGAGGGCCTGGAAGACGACGCCCAGCTGCGCGCGCTGCACGCCCTGGGCTGCCACGTCGGCCAGGGCTACTTGCTGGGGCGCCCGGTGCCGCTGGACCGGTTGCTGAGCACCCCCTGGGACGCACCCGGCGGCGCGTCCCAGGAACGCGCGGCGGAGGTCGCGCTCGCCTGA
- a CDS encoding AAA family ATPase translates to MTAPTPLTPLSPQAVMDAAARLRTLLFEVKKVIVGQDLLLERLLVALLARGHVLVEGVPGLAKTLAIHTTADAIGATFRRIQFTPDLVPADLIGTRIYNQKTGSFEVELGPVFANLILADEINRAPAKIQSALLEAMQERQVTIGLQTFRLPDPFLVLATQNPIESEGTYFLPEAQVDRFMFKVVVSYPGFHEEMTVVERVSQTLSRVSVQLSGDELRALQGMADQVYVHPSVMEYAVTLARATRDPGAVGLPELGRAVTYGASPRASVNLIVGAKALAIVRGREFALPEDVRDLAPEVLRHRILLSYEGLAEEVRLEELVARLIAAVPLPRVHLGDPHGTSSPGVTRDEPA, encoded by the coding sequence ATGACGGCCCCGACGCCTCTCACCCCGCTCTCGCCGCAGGCCGTGATGGACGCCGCCGCGCGGCTGCGCACCCTGCTGTTCGAGGTCAAAAAGGTCATCGTGGGGCAAGACCTCTTGCTCGAACGCCTGCTGGTGGCGCTGCTGGCGCGCGGGCACGTGCTGGTCGAGGGCGTGCCGGGCCTCGCCAAGACGCTGGCGATCCACACGACCGCCGACGCCATCGGAGCGACCTTCCGGCGCATCCAGTTCACGCCCGATCTGGTGCCCGCCGACCTGATCGGCACCCGCATCTACAACCAGAAGACCGGCAGCTTCGAGGTCGAACTCGGCCCGGTGTTCGCCAACCTGATCCTGGCCGACGAGATCAACCGCGCCCCCGCCAAGATCCAGTCGGCGCTGCTCGAGGCCATGCAGGAGCGGCAGGTCACCATCGGCCTCCAGACCTTCCGGCTGCCCGACCCCTTCCTGGTGCTGGCGACCCAGAACCCCATCGAGTCCGAGGGCACCTATTTCCTCCCCGAAGCGCAGGTGGACCGCTTCATGTTCAAGGTCGTGGTGAGCTATCCGGGCTTCCACGAGGAGATGACGGTGGTCGAGCGCGTCTCGCAGACGCTTTCCAGGGTCAGCGTGCAGCTTTCGGGCGACGAATTGCGGGCGCTTCAGGGCATGGCCGACCAGGTGTATGTGCACCCGTCGGTGATGGAATACGCCGTGACGCTGGCGCGGGCCACCCGCGACCCCGGGGCCGTCGGCCTGCCCGAGCTGGGGCGGGCGGTCACCTACGGGGCCAGCCCGCGCGCCAGCGTGAACCTGATCGTGGGCGCCAAGGCCCTGGCCATCGTGCGCGGGCGCGAGTTCGCGCTCCCCGAAGACGTGCGCGACCTCGCTCCCGAGGTGCTGCGCCACCGCATCCTGCTCTCCTACGAGGGGCTGGCCGAGGAGGTCCGGCTGGAGGAGCTGGTGGCCCGGCTGATCGCGGCGGTGCCGCTGCCGCGCGTCCACCTGGGCGATCCGCACGGGACCTCCTCTCCGGGCGTGACCCGCGATGAGCCTGCTTAG
- a CDS encoding DUF58 domain-containing protein translates to MSLLRRRPRPPVPPPAPAVHAPPSPRPPELPAQLLRRLEFKVVRRLDGFLFGDYRGLFYGPSLDLAEVREYQPGDEVRRIDWNVTARSGRLHVRQYREERELTAWLLIDTSASMNFGTRRTLKRDLARDFAGVAALVVTRHGDKVGAVAFGPLAGTLPPRGGRFQALNVLRLLCGEGAALRPPAVQPGGSPLEEALDAAHRTLRRRSLVFVVSDFLEGTGSGSGWTRALGRLAQRHDVVAVRVSDPAERVLPDVGGLRLRDPETGQELWLDTSDPGVRAAHARLVAGRDRALRGALGAAGVDLLDLGTERELVGPLLRFAAARRGRRA, encoded by the coding sequence ATGAGCCTGCTTAGGCGCCGCCCCCGGCCGCCGGTCCCACCGCCCGCGCCCGCCGTCCACGCCCCGCCTTCACCGCGTCCCCCCGAGCTGCCCGCGCAGCTGCTGAGGCGGCTGGAGTTCAAGGTGGTGCGGCGGCTCGACGGGTTTCTCTTCGGCGACTACCGGGGGTTGTTCTACGGTCCCAGCCTCGACCTGGCCGAGGTCCGCGAGTACCAGCCGGGCGACGAGGTGCGGCGCATCGACTGGAACGTGACCGCCCGCTCGGGCCGCCTGCACGTCCGCCAGTACCGCGAGGAACGCGAGCTGACCGCCTGGCTTTTAATCGACACCTCCGCCTCCATGAACTTCGGCACCCGCCGCACCCTCAAACGCGACCTGGCGCGCGACTTCGCGGGGGTCGCGGCGCTGGTGGTCACCCGCCACGGGGACAAGGTCGGCGCGGTCGCCTTCGGGCCGCTGGCGGGCACGCTGCCGCCGCGCGGCGGGCGCTTTCAGGCCCTGAACGTGCTGCGGCTGCTGTGCGGGGAGGGCGCGGCCCTCCGGCCTCCGGCTGTCCAGCCCGGAGGCAGCCCCCTGGAAGAAGCCCTGGACGCCGCCCACCGCACGCTGCGGCGCCGCTCGCTGGTGTTCGTGGTGTCGGACTTTCTGGAGGGGACCGGCAGCGGGAGCGGCTGGACGCGGGCGCTGGGGCGGCTGGCGCAGCGGCACGACGTGGTGGCCGTGCGGGTCTCGGACCCCGCCGAGCGGGTGCTGCCCGACGTGGGCGGCCTGCGGCTGCGCGACCCCGAGACGGGCCAGGAACTGTGGCTGGACACCTCCGACCCGGGGGTGCGCGCCGCCCACGCCCGGCTGGTGGCGGGGCGTGACCGGGCGCTGCGCGGAGCGCTGGGGGCCGCAGGGGTGGACCTGCTCGACCTGGGCACCGAGCGGGAGCTGGTCGGCCCGCTGCTGCGCTTCGCGGCGGCCCGGCGGGGGAGGCGCGCATGA
- a CDS encoding VWA domain-containing protein, with product MTFGFPALLWLLALLPLTGWLLWSAARRRGRRAQAYADPHLLGAVLPAGGGRRRRLPLALQLGALALLLFGAAQPVAQPRLPVNQASVMIALDASRSMLADDVLPTRLEAARTVAREFLALAPTSTRIGFLTFSDNASVLVPPTTDRQEVLAALERVRPAQATSFAGALVSGVRALPERAGAAPPPELLDGPPPAAPQANTPRPDPATLPPGAILLLSDGISNRGANPAVAARFASDHAVKLYAVALGREGGAVTRVGGELVFVPFDTRELTRLTALTGGQFLYPPDAERLRGLYRELGTAIRWQPSDLGLGAPLAGLAALLLVLGGGLALAWHRRVP from the coding sequence ATGACCTTCGGCTTTCCCGCGCTGCTGTGGCTGCTGGCGCTGCTGCCGCTGACCGGCTGGCTGCTGTGGTCGGCGGCGCGGCGGCGGGGGCGGCGGGCGCAGGCCTACGCCGACCCGCACCTGCTGGGCGCCGTGCTGCCCGCCGGGGGGGGCCGCCGCCGCCGCCTGCCGCTGGCGCTGCAACTCGGGGCGTTGGCGCTGCTGCTGTTCGGCGCCGCGCAGCCGGTCGCCCAGCCCCGGCTGCCGGTCAACCAGGCCTCGGTGATGATCGCGCTGGACGCCTCGCGCTCGATGCTGGCCGACGACGTTCTTCCCACCCGGCTGGAGGCGGCGCGCACGGTGGCCCGCGAGTTTCTGGCGCTGGCGCCCACCTCCACCCGCATCGGCTTTCTGACCTTTTCCGACAATGCCTCGGTGCTGGTGCCGCCCACCACCGACCGCCAGGAGGTGCTCGCCGCGCTGGAGCGGGTGAGGCCCGCCCAGGCGACCTCCTTCGCGGGGGCGCTGGTAAGCGGGGTGCGCGCCCTGCCCGAGCGCGCCGGGGCCGCGCCGCCGCCCGAACTGCTCGACGGTCCTCCCCCGGCGGCGCCCCAGGCGAACACGCCGCGCCCCGACCCCGCCACGCTGCCGCCCGGCGCGATTCTGCTGCTCTCGGACGGCATCTCGAACCGGGGGGCGAACCCGGCGGTCGCCGCGCGCTTCGCCTCCGACCACGCGGTCAAGCTCTACGCGGTTGCCCTGGGGCGCGAGGGCGGCGCGGTGACCCGGGTGGGCGGCGAACTGGTGTTCGTGCCTTTCGACACCCGCGAACTGACCCGCCTGACCGCGCTGACGGGCGGCCAGTTCCTGTACCCGCCCGACGCCGAGCGCCTGCGCGGGCTGTACCGCGAACTCGGCACCGCGATCCGCTGGCAACCCAGCGACCTGGGGCTGGGCGCCCCGCTGGCCGGGCTGGCGGCGCTGCTGCTGGTGCTGGGCGGCGGGCTGGCGCTGGCCTGGCACCGGAGGGTGCCGTGA